Proteins from a single region of Urocitellus parryii isolate mUroPar1 chromosome 4, mUroPar1.hap1, whole genome shotgun sequence:
- the LOC113177556 gene encoding olfactory receptor 5J3-like → MAHINFTSVTEFILLGLTNRAELKALLFVLFLLIYAISLVGNLGMLFLIQITPKLHTPMYHFLSCLSFVDACYSSVFAPKMLLNFFVKQETISFSACIGQYFLFVSLLTTEGFLLAAMAYDRYVAIVNPLLYTVAMTKGVCTVLVFGSWVGGLINSLTHTIGLVKLSFCGPNVIRHFFCDLPPLLKLSCSDTSMNELLLLIFSGVIAMITFLTVMISYIFIVAAILRIPSAAGRSKAFSTCASHLTAVTLFYGSISFSYIQPSSQYSLEQEKVVSVFYTLVIPMLNPLIYSLRNKEVKDAVKRATGMKHFCP, encoded by the coding sequence ATGGCTCACATCAATTTTACTTCCGTGACGGAATTCATCCTTTTGGGACTGACAAATCGCGCTGAGCTGAAGGCGCTTCTCTTTGTGTTGTTCCTGCTGATTTATGCCATTTCTCTGGTGGGCAATCTAGGAATGCTCTTTCTAATCCAAATAACTCCCAAACTCCACACACCCATGTATCATTTCCTCAGCTGTCTGTCCTTTGTAGATGCCTGCTATTCATCCGTTTTTGCACCCAAAATGCTGCTAAACTTCTTTGTTAAACAGGAGACCATCTCATTCTCCGCGTGCATTGggcagtattttttgtttgtctcCCTCCTTACCACTGAGGGCTTTCTGCTTGCAGCAATGGCTTATGATCGCTACGTGGCCATTGTGAACCCGTTACTTTATACAGTGGCTATGACTAAAGGAGTCTGCACCGTGCTTGTATTTGGGTCCTGGGTGGGAGGCTTAATCAACTCACTGACACACACAATTGGCTTAGTGAAGCTGTCCTTCTGTGGGCCAAATGTCATCAGGCACTTCTTCTGTGACCTTCCTCCCCTGTTGAAGCTGTCATGTTCTGACACATCCATGAATGAATTGCTGCTCTTAATCTTCTCTGGTGTTATCGCCATGATCACTTTCTTGACCGTGATGATCTCCTACATCTTCATCGTGGCTGCCATCCTGAGGATCCCTTCAGCAGCAGGTAGAagcaaagccttctccacctgtgcctcACATCTCACAGCTGTAACCCTCTTCTATGGCTCCATAAGCTTCAGCTACATTCAGCCAAGCTCCCAATACTCCTTGGAGCAAGAAAAGGTGGTGTCTGTGTTTTACACCCTGGTGATTCCTATGTTAAACCCACTGATTTACAGTTTAAGGAACAAGGAAGTGAAGGATGCTGTAAAAAGGGCTACAGGTATGAAACATTTTTGTCCTTGA